In Ailuropoda melanoleuca isolate Jingjing chromosome 4, ASM200744v2, whole genome shotgun sequence, the following proteins share a genomic window:
- the RAF1 gene encoding RAF proto-oncogene serine/threonine-protein kinase isoform X1, with translation MEHIQGAWKTISNGFGFKDTVFDGPSCISPTIVQPFGFQRRASDDGKLTDSSKTSNTIRVFLPNKQRTVVNVRNGMSLHDCLMKALKVRGLQPECCAVFRLLHEHKGKKARLDWNTDAASLIGEELQVDFLDHVPLTTHNFARKTFLKLAFCDICQKFLLNGFRCQTCGYKFHEHCSTKVPTMCVDWSNIRQLLLFPNSTIGDSGVPALPSLTMRRMRESVSRMPVSSQHRYSTPHAFTFNSSSPSSEGSLSQRQRSTSTPNVHMVSTTLPVDSRMIEDAIRSHSESASPSALSSSPNNLSPTGWSQPKTPVPAQRERAPGSGTQEKNKIRPRGQRDSSYYWEIEASEVMLSTRIGSGSFGTVYKGKWHGDVAVKILKVVDPTPEQFQAFRNEVAVLRKTRHVNILLFMGYMTKDNLAIVTQWCEGSSLYKHLHVQETKFQMFQLIDIARQTAQGMDYLHAKNIIHRDMKSNNIFLHEGLTVKIGDFGLATVKSRWSGSQQVEQPTGSVLWMAPEVIRMQDNNPFSFQSDVYSYGIVLYELMTGELPYSHINNRDQIIFMVGRGYASPDLSKLYKNCPKAMKRLVADCVKKVKEERPLFPQILSSIELLQHSLPKINRSASEPSLHRAAHTEDINACTLTTSPRLPVF, from the exons ATGGAGCACATACAGGGGGCCTGGAAGACGATCAGCAACGGTTTTGGATTCAAAGACACAGTGTTTGACGGCCCCAGCTGCATCTCCCCTACAATAGTTCAGCCGTTTGGCTTTCAGCGTCGGGCATCAGATGATGGCAAACTTACGGACTCGTCTAAGACAAGCAACACTATCCGTGTTTTCTTGCCAAACAAGCAAAGAACAGTG GTCAATGTGCGAAATGGAATGAGCTTGCACGATTGCCTTATGAAAGCACTCAAGGTGAGGGGCCTACAGCCGGAATGCTGTGCTGTGTTCAGACTTCTCCATGAGCATAAAGG TAAAAAAGCACGTTTAGATTGGAATACTGATGCCGCCTCGTTGATTGGAGAAGAACTTCAAGTAGATTTCCTGGATCATGTTCCTCTCACAACTCACAACTTT GCACGGAAGACCTTCCTGAAGCTTGCCTTCTGTGACATCTGTCAGAAGTTCCTGCTAAATGGATTTCGTTGTCAGACTTGTGGCTATAAATTTCATGAGCACTGTAGCACcaaagtacctactatgtgcgtGGACTGGAGTAATATCAGACAGCTCTT ATTGTTTCCAAATTCTACTATTGGTGATAGTGGGGTCCCAGCACTGCCTTCTTTGACAATGCGTCGAATGCGAGAGTCTGTTTCCCGGATGCCTGTTAg TTCCCAGCACAGATACTCCACACCCCACGCCTTCACATTCAACTCCTCCAGCCCTTCCTCTGAAGGTTCCCTCTCCCAGAGGCAGAGATCGACGTCCACACCTAATGTCCACATGGTCAGCACCACCCTGCCTGTGGACAGCAGGATGATTGAG gatgCAATTCGAAGCCACAGTGAATCAG CCTCACCTTCAGCCTTGTCCAGCAGCCCTAACAATCTGAGCCCAACAGGCTGGTCGCAGCCCAAAACTCCTGTTCCAGCACAGAGAGAGCGGGCACCAGGATCTGGGacccaggagaaaaacaaaatc AGGCCTCGTGGACAAAGAGATTCAAGCTATTACTGGGAAATAGAAGCCAGCGAAGTGATGCTCTCCACTCGGATTGGGTCAGGCTCCTTTGGAACAGTGTATAAGGGCAAGTGGCACG GAGATGTTGCAGTAAAGATCCTAAAGGTTGTCGACCCCACCCCAGAGCAGTTCCAGGCCTTCAGGAACGAGGTGGCTGTCCTCCG CAAAACACGGCACGTGAATATCCTGCTCTTTATGGGGTACATGACAAAGGACAATCTGGCGATTGTGACCCAGTGGTGTGAAGGCAGCAGCCTCTACAAACACCTGCATGTCCAGGAAACTAAATTCCAGATGTTCCAGCTGATTGACATCGCCCGCCAGACTGCTCAGGGAATGGA CTATTTGCATGCAAAGAACATCATCCACAGAGACATGAAATCCAACA ATATATTTCTCCATGAAGGCCTGACGGTGAAAATCGGAGATTTTGGTTTGGCAACAGTAAAGTCACGCTGGAGCGGTTCTCAGCAGGTTGAACAACCCACTGGCTCCGTCCTTTGGATG GCCCCCGAGGTGATCCGAATGCAGGATAACAACCCGTTCAGCTTCCAGTCCGATGTCTACTCCTACGGCATTGTGCTCTACGAGCTCATGACAGGGGAGCTTCCTTACTCCCACATCAATAACCGCGATCAG ATCATCTTCATGGTGGGCCGAGGGTACGCCTCCCCAGACCTCAGTAAGCTGTATAAGAACTGCCCCAAAGCAATGAAGAGGCTCGTAGCCGACTGTGTGAAGAAGGTTAAGGAAGAGAGGCCTCTTTTTCCCCAG ATCCTGTCTTCCATTGAGCTGCTTCAACACTCTCTGCCGAAAATCAACCGGAGCGCTTCTGAGCCATCCCTGCACCGGGCGGCCCACACTGAGGATATCAACGCCTGCACATTGACCACGTCCCCTAGACTGCCTGTCTTCTAG
- the RAF1 gene encoding RAF proto-oncogene serine/threonine-protein kinase isoform X2 produces the protein MMANLRTRLRQATLSVFSCQTSKEQCKKARLDWNTDAASLIGEELQVDFLDHVPLTTHNFARKTFLKLAFCDICQKFLLNGFRCQTCGYKFHEHCSTKVPTMCVDWSNIRQLLLFPNSTIGDSGVPALPSLTMRRMRESVSRMPVSSQHRYSTPHAFTFNSSSPSSEGSLSQRQRSTSTPNVHMVSTTLPVDSRMIEDAIRSHSESASPSALSSSPNNLSPTGWSQPKTPVPAQRERAPGSGTQEKNKIRPRGQRDSSYYWEIEASEVMLSTRIGSGSFGTVYKGKWHGDVAVKILKVVDPTPEQFQAFRNEVAVLRKTRHVNILLFMGYMTKDNLAIVTQWCEGSSLYKHLHVQETKFQMFQLIDIARQTAQGMDYLHAKNIIHRDMKSNNIFLHEGLTVKIGDFGLATVKSRWSGSQQVEQPTGSVLWMAPEVIRMQDNNPFSFQSDVYSYGIVLYELMTGELPYSHINNRDQIIFMVGRGYASPDLSKLYKNCPKAMKRLVADCVKKVKEERPLFPQILSSIELLQHSLPKINRSASEPSLHRAAHTEDINACTLTTSPRLPVF, from the exons ATGATGGCAAACTTACGGACTCGTCTAAGACAAGCAACACTATCCGTGTTTTCTTGCCAAACAAGCAAAGAACAGTG TAAAAAAGCACGTTTAGATTGGAATACTGATGCCGCCTCGTTGATTGGAGAAGAACTTCAAGTAGATTTCCTGGATCATGTTCCTCTCACAACTCACAACTTT GCACGGAAGACCTTCCTGAAGCTTGCCTTCTGTGACATCTGTCAGAAGTTCCTGCTAAATGGATTTCGTTGTCAGACTTGTGGCTATAAATTTCATGAGCACTGTAGCACcaaagtacctactatgtgcgtGGACTGGAGTAATATCAGACAGCTCTT ATTGTTTCCAAATTCTACTATTGGTGATAGTGGGGTCCCAGCACTGCCTTCTTTGACAATGCGTCGAATGCGAGAGTCTGTTTCCCGGATGCCTGTTAg TTCCCAGCACAGATACTCCACACCCCACGCCTTCACATTCAACTCCTCCAGCCCTTCCTCTGAAGGTTCCCTCTCCCAGAGGCAGAGATCGACGTCCACACCTAATGTCCACATGGTCAGCACCACCCTGCCTGTGGACAGCAGGATGATTGAG gatgCAATTCGAAGCCACAGTGAATCAG CCTCACCTTCAGCCTTGTCCAGCAGCCCTAACAATCTGAGCCCAACAGGCTGGTCGCAGCCCAAAACTCCTGTTCCAGCACAGAGAGAGCGGGCACCAGGATCTGGGacccaggagaaaaacaaaatc AGGCCTCGTGGACAAAGAGATTCAAGCTATTACTGGGAAATAGAAGCCAGCGAAGTGATGCTCTCCACTCGGATTGGGTCAGGCTCCTTTGGAACAGTGTATAAGGGCAAGTGGCACG GAGATGTTGCAGTAAAGATCCTAAAGGTTGTCGACCCCACCCCAGAGCAGTTCCAGGCCTTCAGGAACGAGGTGGCTGTCCTCCG CAAAACACGGCACGTGAATATCCTGCTCTTTATGGGGTACATGACAAAGGACAATCTGGCGATTGTGACCCAGTGGTGTGAAGGCAGCAGCCTCTACAAACACCTGCATGTCCAGGAAACTAAATTCCAGATGTTCCAGCTGATTGACATCGCCCGCCAGACTGCTCAGGGAATGGA CTATTTGCATGCAAAGAACATCATCCACAGAGACATGAAATCCAACA ATATATTTCTCCATGAAGGCCTGACGGTGAAAATCGGAGATTTTGGTTTGGCAACAGTAAAGTCACGCTGGAGCGGTTCTCAGCAGGTTGAACAACCCACTGGCTCCGTCCTTTGGATG GCCCCCGAGGTGATCCGAATGCAGGATAACAACCCGTTCAGCTTCCAGTCCGATGTCTACTCCTACGGCATTGTGCTCTACGAGCTCATGACAGGGGAGCTTCCTTACTCCCACATCAATAACCGCGATCAG ATCATCTTCATGGTGGGCCGAGGGTACGCCTCCCCAGACCTCAGTAAGCTGTATAAGAACTGCCCCAAAGCAATGAAGAGGCTCGTAGCCGACTGTGTGAAGAAGGTTAAGGAAGAGAGGCCTCTTTTTCCCCAG ATCCTGTCTTCCATTGAGCTGCTTCAACACTCTCTGCCGAAAATCAACCGGAGCGCTTCTGAGCCATCCCTGCACCGGGCGGCCCACACTGAGGATATCAACGCCTGCACATTGACCACGTCCCCTAGACTGCCTGTCTTCTAG